One Curtobacterium sp. MCLR17_032 genomic window carries:
- a CDS encoding alpha/beta hydrolase, whose translation MTATAFCLHALGSSSEEFAALRARLSGTLDLVGIDLPGFGSSSAATGTTVEEMAVLVERAIGTSGATEWALVGHSMGGKVASVVAGRTMSGANGLFGLRAVVLLAASPLSPEPMDEERRASMLAWAADHEIGPDEAAEFVDANTADRLAPEPYAMAVHDVQRADPGAWTAWLTRGSREDWSDTIAPSPVPALVLAGAEDGDLGPDAQRGLNLPHWPRGEFDVVPGAAHLLPWEQPDAVADRIRSFWERRVDHGPVVPTASARVIASPRVSAKNRGVLAARALPDDPAAEPRALSVAQLDTLRAVARVVVPQPAERQIDLALRVDAQLADGLGDGWRVDGLPTDPDAYRAALDALAPEAAVSDEHLADVLDAVDDGTHEPADSILDAGQLRAWFEDAGVDLVKQWLAHPATMAAIDYDGFANGGDGVRKQGFQLLGADQREAWEPDGATP comes from the coding sequence ATGACGGCGACCGCGTTCTGCCTCCACGCCCTCGGGTCCAGCTCCGAGGAGTTCGCCGCCCTGCGCGCCCGACTCAGCGGCACGCTCGACCTGGTCGGCATCGACCTCCCCGGCTTCGGCTCCAGCTCCGCCGCGACCGGCACGACCGTCGAGGAGATGGCCGTGCTCGTCGAGCGGGCCATCGGCACGAGCGGCGCCACCGAGTGGGCCCTCGTCGGCCACTCGATGGGCGGCAAGGTCGCCTCCGTCGTCGCCGGGCGCACCATGAGCGGTGCGAACGGACTGTTCGGGCTGCGGGCCGTCGTGCTGTTGGCCGCTTCGCCGCTCTCCCCCGAACCGATGGACGAGGAGCGCCGCGCGTCCATGCTGGCGTGGGCCGCCGACCACGAGATCGGACCCGACGAAGCCGCCGAGTTCGTCGACGCGAACACCGCCGACCGACTGGCTCCCGAGCCGTACGCGATGGCGGTCCACGACGTGCAGCGCGCCGATCCGGGCGCCTGGACCGCGTGGCTGACCCGCGGCAGCCGCGAGGACTGGTCCGACACCATCGCCCCGAGCCCGGTGCCGGCACTCGTGCTCGCCGGCGCCGAGGACGGCGACCTGGGCCCGGACGCACAGCGGGGGCTGAACCTGCCGCACTGGCCGCGGGGCGAGTTCGACGTCGTCCCGGGTGCCGCGCACCTGCTGCCATGGGAGCAGCCCGACGCCGTCGCCGACCGCATCCGCTCCTTCTGGGAACGACGGGTCGACCACGGCCCCGTCGTCCCCACCGCGTCGGCGCGGGTCATCGCCTCGCCCCGGGTGAGCGCCAAGAACCGCGGGGTCCTGGCGGCCCGCGCGCTGCCGGACGACCCGGCCGCCGAGCCCCGCGCGCTCTCCGTGGCGCAGCTCGACACCCTCCGGGCCGTGGCCCGCGTCGTCGTCCCGCAGCCGGCCGAGCGCCAGATCGACCTGGCGCTCCGTGTCGACGCGCAGCTCGCCGACGGGCTCGGCGACGGCTGGCGGGTCGACGGCCTGCCCACCGACCCCGACGCCTACCGGGCAGCGCTCGACGCACTCGCTCCGGAGGCCGCGGTCTCCGACGAGCACCTGGCCGACGTCCTCGACGCGGTCGACGACGGCACGCACGAGCCCGCCGACAGCATCCTCGACGCCGGGCAGCTCCGCGCCTGGTTCGAGGACGCCGGCGTCGACCTCGTCAAACAGTGGCTCGCACACCCGGCCACGATGGCCGCGATCGACTACGACGGCTTCGCCAACGGCGGGGACGGCGTGCGCAAACAGGGCTTCCAGCTGCTGGGAGCCGACCAACGCGAAGCATGGGAACCGGACGGAGCAACACCATGA
- a CDS encoding Asp23/Gls24 family envelope stress response protein produces the protein MADTTTTPNTLATSKSGANTGTHAATGKTVIDDTVVSKVAGIAAREVNGVHSLGNGAARAIGAIRDAIGQRDHGQGVKVEVGEKQVAADITIVAEYPVKLQQVAEGVRSSVSRALEQIVGMEVAEVNVTVQDVFIPGDDDEDDDKKESRVA, from the coding sequence ATGGCCGACACCACGACCACCCCGAACACCCTCGCCACCAGCAAGTCCGGGGCGAACACCGGCACCCACGCCGCCACCGGCAAGACCGTCATCGACGACACCGTCGTCTCGAAGGTCGCCGGCATCGCCGCCCGCGAGGTCAACGGCGTGCACTCGCTCGGCAACGGCGCAGCCCGTGCCATCGGCGCGATCCGCGACGCCATCGGCCAGCGCGACCACGGCCAGGGCGTCAAGGTCGAGGTCGGCGAGAAGCAGGTCGCCGCCGACATCACCATCGTCGCCGAGTACCCGGTGAAGCTGCAGCAGGTCGCCGAGGGCGTCCGCTCGTCGGTCTCCCGCGCCCTCGAGCAGATCGTCGGCATGGAGGTCGCCGAGGTCAACGTCACCGTCCAGGACGTCTTCATCCCGGGCGACGACGACGAGGACGACGACAAGAAGGAGTCGCGAGTCGCATGA